From Deltaproteobacteria bacterium, the proteins below share one genomic window:
- a CDS encoding helix-turn-helix domain-containing protein, with amino-acid sequence MAREFLRGRKAELYKNAAFLFNKNGYASTSMRQICRAIGIRESSLYHYIRS; translated from the coding sequence ATGGCAAGAGAATTTCTTCGCGGGAGGAAGGCTGAGCTCTATAAGAATGCCGCCTTTTTATTCAATAAAAACGGCTATGCTTCCACCTCCATGAGACAGATTTGCCGGGCCATCGGCATTCGCGAAAGCAGCCTTTACCATTATATCCGGAGCAA
- a CDS encoding 4-hydroxyphenylacetate 3-hydroxylase N-terminal domain-containing protein, whose product MALMTSEEYLQSLGKMKPTVYVDGERVENFADHPLIRPAINITAKMYAMAQDPDYEGVLTTTSHLTGRKISRFNHIYQSTEDLLKALSMLRLTNQAVGACNMRCLTKELINPLYDTTFEIDRECGTDYHRRFKDYLIFLQDDDRMASAGVTDAKGDRRLRPSKQFDPDLYLRVVDKNEKGIIVRGAKMHQTGALTAHYLNVVPSTIMGEDEKDYAVAFATPSDAPGLIHVFGRHALDERRYTGADLGNIKYDMHETMIIFNDLFVPWERVFMCGEYPFTQTLVENFIANHRYSYGGCRPGTFDVLIGAAKLIAEFNGIDRAWHIREKLTEMSFLNETMWACAVAAAVQGVKKPSGWYQPDKLLANVTKLHVTSIPHELGKLAIDLAGGIVATLPSEKNLHNPEIGPLVRKYLRTKPELPVEDRMRIIRLIEFLVQGVTIPADYFGGGGPATQKMIIERETNFEYKKRLAKIISGIAEEDSANKAGKMMIDGIVSGCCDAYGTESCPLPRRS is encoded by the coding sequence ATGGCTTTAATGACTTCCGAGGAATACCTCCAGAGCTTGGGAAAGATGAAACCCACCGTTTATGTAGATGGAGAGCGGGTGGAAAACTTTGCGGATCACCCCCTGATCCGGCCGGCCATCAACATCACCGCCAAGATGTATGCCATGGCTCAAGATCCGGATTATGAAGGAGTGCTCACCACGACCTCGCACCTTACCGGCCGCAAGATCAGCCGGTTCAATCACATCTACCAGAGCACGGAAGATCTCCTGAAAGCCCTTTCCATGCTCAGGCTGACCAATCAGGCTGTGGGGGCTTGCAACATGCGCTGCCTGACGAAGGAGCTGATCAATCCCCTCTATGATACCACCTTTGAGATCGACCGGGAGTGTGGGACTGACTACCACCGGAGGTTTAAAGATTACCTGATTTTCCTCCAGGACGATGACCGGATGGCCAGCGCAGGAGTCACGGATGCCAAGGGGGATCGGCGCCTTCGACCCTCGAAACAATTCGACCCGGACCTCTACTTGCGGGTGGTCGATAAAAATGAAAAAGGGATCATCGTGCGGGGAGCCAAAATGCATCAGACGGGAGCGCTTACCGCCCATTATCTGAATGTGGTTCCCAGCACCATCATGGGTGAAGACGAGAAAGATTATGCCGTTGCCTTCGCAACCCCTTCGGATGCTCCGGGGCTTATCCATGTGTTCGGCCGGCATGCGCTTGATGAGAGGAGATACACGGGGGCGGACCTGGGAAATATCAAGTACGATATGCATGAAACGATGATCATCTTTAACGATCTATTCGTCCCCTGGGAGCGGGTCTTCATGTGCGGCGAATACCCCTTCACCCAGACCCTCGTCGAAAACTTCATCGCTAACCATCGCTATTCTTACGGGGGGTGTCGTCCAGGCACCTTTGATGTGCTCATTGGCGCGGCCAAGCTCATCGCCGAGTTCAACGGGATAGACCGTGCCTGGCACATTCGAGAAAAACTGACCGAGATGTCCTTTCTGAACGAGACTATGTGGGCTTGTGCAGTGGCGGCTGCTGTTCAAGGAGTGAAGAAACCGTCGGGCTGGTATCAACCCGACAAGCTATTGGCCAACGTGACGAAACTCCATGTTACCAGCATCCCCCATGAGCTGGGGAAACTGGCCATTGACTTGGCCGGGGGCATTGTCGCTACTTTGCCGTCGGAAAAAAATTTGCATAACCCCGAAATTGGACCGTTGGTACGGAAATACTTGCGAACGAAACCGGAGCTTCCGGTAGAGGATCGGATGCGCATCATCCGCTTGATCGAATTCTTGGTCCAGGGGGTTACGATTCCAGCGGACTACTTCGGCGGCGGCGGTCCGGCCACTCAGAAGATGATCATCGAGCGAGAGACCAATTTCGAATACAAAAAGCGGCTGGCCAAAATCATTTCGGGCATCGCCGAAGAAGACAGTGCGAATAAAGCCGGGAAAATGATGATTGATGGTATCGTTTCCGGTTGTTGCGATGCCTATGGGACCGAGAGCTGCCCTTTGCCGCGACGCTCCTAA